Within the Saccharopolyspora gloriosae genome, the region CTGCAAGGCGACACCGAGGCGCTGCACGCGTACGCGCCGCCCGGCGGCGCCGACCTGGTGCTCGGCCACGGACTGCTCGAATACGTCGACGACGTGGGCGCGTCGCTCAACTCGCTGGTCGCCGCCACCGCCCCCGGCGGAGCCGTGTCGGTGCTGGTGTCCAACCGGTACGCGGCGGTACTGGCCCGCGCACTCGCGGGACGGCCCGCCGACGCGCTGCACGTGCTCCAAGACCCCGACGGCAGGCACGACGGAGAAGGGGACACCGTGCTGCGCCGATTCGACGGAGACGAACTCGCCCGGCGAATGCGGGAAGCCGGCCTCGCCGTGGATCTCGTGCAAGGGCAAGGCGTGTTCACCGACCTGGTGCCCGGATCGGTCCACGAAGGTCAAGGCGCCGACACCCTCGCCGATCTCGAACGCGCGGCAGCCGCCACCCCGCCGCTGCGGGACATCGCGACCAGGCTGCACGCGATCGGACATCTCCAAAGGTGATCGGCGGCGACCGCCCGAGCCCTGGACCGAATCCCAGCTGTTGGGCCGTTCGGTTGATCCGAGGGGATGATGTCGGCAACCTTGCACACGTCACCTGACCCCTGCGGGTAGTCGTGGCGTCGCGGGAACCGTATCCTCGACGGTGACGCCCCCAAGCGTTCGCCGGGTTCCCACTCGGAGGCGTGCCCTCCGAGTCTCCGGCGCCACTGAGTTACCTGTGCCGGAGGAGGAGCCATGCCACTCTCCGAGCACGAGCAGCGACTGCTCGACCAGATCGAGCGCGCGCTCTACGCCGAGGATCCGAAGTTCGTCTCCACCGTGCGCGGTGGACGGTTGCACCGTCCGTCGCGACGGCGGCGCCTGCAAGGCATCGCCGTGTTCGCGCTGGGGTTGATCCTGCTGGTGCTCGGTGTGGTGATACCGGTCAAACCGGCCGATATCCCCGTGGTGAGCGTGGTCGGCTTCCTCGTGATGTTCGGCGGAGCAGTACTGGTGCTGTCCGCGATGCGTGGTGGCAGCCAGGAAGCGGAATCCGAAGGGGAGGAGAACGCGGGCTCATCCGGTGATGACCGGAAGAAGCCCGAACCACGGGAACGTGGATCCTTCACCCAGCGGATGGAAGAACGCTTCCGCAGGCGGTTCGAGCAGTAGTTCTGGGGAAACCCGGACAACAGCCCATTCACACCCTTCAACCCGGTGACCTTGGATCCTCGGTCGCCGGGTTTGTTGGGTTTTAGGAGTCTTGTTCGGCTTGGCGTGTGGGTGGGGGTTTGGAGTCTTGTTCGGCTTGGCGTGGGGGGCCGGTTTTAGAGCCTTCCCCAGCTTGGCGTGTGGTGGCTGTGGGGTGTGGGAGGTTGGTTTTAGAGCCTTCCTCTGGCTTGGTGTGTGGTTGGTGTGGTGCGTGGAAGGTCGTCTTTAGTGATTACTTCCAGGGCTCTTGTTGCTGGGGTGTCTGGGTAGCTGTTGTGTCTCGGGAGGTTGTGAACGGGGGACACGGGGCGGATGATCTTGGAATGAGTGAGGACCTCCGGGTTCGGTGTGGATCACGACATCTGCACCGAATACCTGGAGGTCCTCGTGTGTCACCGTAACGCTCCGTTGACTGAGACGGGCAGGCTGCGTCTGGCTCGGTGTGTCGTGGACGATCGCTGGCCGTTGCGGCGTGCGGCTGAGCGTTTCCAAGTCTCGCCCAGCACCGCGCAACGGTGGGCGGATCGGTATCGCACCGAGGGCGAGGCGGGGATGGCAGACCGGTCCTCGCGTCCGCATCACAGTCCGCGGCGCACTCCGTCGCGCACCGAGCGGCGGATCATCAAGGTCCGGGTGATCCGCCGGTGGGGGCCGGCACGGATCGCGTTTTTGCTGGGCTTGAACCCGGCTACCGTGCACCGGGTCTTGGGCCGCTACAGGCTGGCCCGGCTCGCACACCTGGACCGGGCCACCGGGCGGGTGATCCGCCGCTACGAGTACCCGCAGCCCGGCGGCCTCGTCCACGTCGACATCAAGAAAGTCGGCAACGTCCCCGACGGCGGCGGCAGCAAAGTCCTCGGCCGCCAGGCCGGCAGCCACAACAGCCAGGCCACCGTCACCGACCGCCGCCGCGCCGGCGGGAAGAAACCCGCCATCGGCTACAGCTACCTGCACAACGCCGTCGATGACCACTCGCGGCTTGCCTACACCGAAATCCTTCCCGACGAGACACGCGAAACCGCCGCCGCGTTCTGGCAACGAGCACACACATTCTTCACCGATGCCGGGATCACCGTGCTCCGAGTACTGACCGACAACGGCTCCTGCTACCGCTCCCACCTCTGGACCGCCACACTCACCGCCGCCGGCATCACACACCTCCGCATCCGCCCCTACCGACCCCAAACCAACGGCAAAGTCGAACGCTACAACCGCACCCTGCTCGACGAATGGGCCTACGCCCAGCTCTACCTCTCCGACACCGAACGCCGAAACGCCCTCCCACACTGGCTCCACACCTACAATCACCACCGCGGCCACACCGCACTCGGCGGCCACCCACCCGCCAGCCGCGTCCCCAACCTCACAAGACACAACAGGTAGCGGAACCTCAGCGGCCTTCTCGCTGCGGGATCCATTTCTCATGTATGTCCGATACACAGCGAAATGGCTGTCCTCGCGAGAAGGCCGCTGAGAACCCGCCTGTGGTCGTTTTGCGTGCGTGGGCTATGCGCTGACGCGCATACAGGCACGGCCTTCGGCCGCGAGGCACGGCCTTCGGCCGCGAGGCACGGCCTTCGGCCGCGAGGCACGGCCTTTGACCGCGAGGCACGGCCTTCGGCTGCGAGGCGTGGCTATCGCCGCAAGGCACGGCCTTTGGCCGCGAGGCACGGCCTTTGGCCGCGAGGCACGGCCTTCGGCTGCGAGGCACGGCCTTTGGCCGCGAGGCAGGCTTGCTTCGCTTTGCCCTTGGCGGGCTTCGCCGCCCAGTGCACGGCTTCGCCGCGAGGCACGAGCTATCGCCGCAAGGATCGGTCTACGGCTGCTGCGAGGAAGCGGCTATCGCCGTGTCAACTCCGGTTCAATCGTGACCCGGTTGTTCCGGGTGAATGTTGACCCACCCGGGTTGGTTGTTAGTCGTTGGTCTTGGTGGCTGCGGGGACGCGGCCGAGGTCTCGGTCTTTGAGTCGGTAGCTGTCTCCTTTCATGGAGACGACCTCGGTGTGGTGGACGAGGCGGTCGATCATGGCTGCTGCGACGACGTCGTCGCCGAAGACCTCGCCCCAGCGCCCGAAGGGCTTGTTGCTGGTGACGATCAGGCTCGCTCGTTCATATCGGGACGAGACGAGCTGGAAGAACAGGTTCGCCGCTTCGGCCTCGAACGGGATGTAGCCGACCTCGTCGATGATGATCAGCGGGATCCGGCGGAGCTTGACCAGTTCGGCTTGCAGGTTGCCGGCGTGGTGGGCCTCGGCCAGGCGGGAGACCCACTCGGCGGCGGTGGCGAACGCGACCCGGTGACCGGCCTGGCAAGCGCGCATGCCGATCCCGATCGACAGGTGTGTCTTCCCGGTGCCGGGCGGCCCGAGAAACACCACGTTCTCTTTGGCAGTGACGAAATCCAAGGTTCCGAGGTGGTTGATCGTGTCGCGTTTGAGGGAGCGTTGGTGGTCGAAATCGAACTCTTCCAGGGATTTCCGCGACGGGAACCTCGCGGAGCGGATGCGGCCCTCACCGCCATGAGACTCCCGTGCGGCGACCTCGCGTTGCAGGCAGGCGGCGAGGAATTCCTCATGCGTCCAGCCCTCATCGCGGGCTCGTTGCGCGAGCCGTTCGACCGCGCCGGCCGGCGAGGGCGCTTTGAGGGCGCGAGTGAGATAGGCGATCTCGCCGGCGATGTTGCGGCCACTGGTCGTGTTCGTGGTGGCCATCAGGCGATCTCCTCAGCACTGGTGAGGCCGAACATGCGGTCGTAGTCGGTCAGTTCCCGGTGTTCAACCGTCGTATCGGTCTTGCCGGGCGCAGCGAGACGACGCGACCGGCGCAACTCGACGGCCGCGGCGGCATGGACCGGGGCGGTGATGCTCTGGTGATCAGCCCAGCATCGAACATGCCGGGCGAATTCAGTGTCATCGCAGGTCACTGTCACTTCGTCGAGATTCGCCGCGACCTGGACGCGGCGACCGACCGCTCTCGGGTGCACCGAGTAGTCGTTGGAATCGAGCCGGACGTAGTGATCCCGCGGCAACCGGGTACTCAGTCGCCACCCGGTCACCGGCGGCAGCACCAGCATCGCTGAGCGATCAGCGCCCCATCGATCCACCGGCCTGCAACCCAGCCTGCGGTGCTGGCGCTGATTCGCCCGCAAGAGCCAGGCCTGTAGCTGCGTGTTGAAATCCGCCGGGCCGGTGAACGAACGTCCGGGCAGAAACGACGTTTCCAGATACCCGTTCGCCCGCTCGACCAGCCCTTTCGCTTCTGGATCGCCTGGACGGCACTGGATCACCTTGATGCCCAGCGTTCCCCGGAATGCGTGCATCGCTTCCGTGAGCTGGGGTTTCCCGCCACGCCACTGCCCGACCGCGGACTCGTTATCCCAGACCAACGCCTTGGGAACCCGGCCCCAGCCACTGATCAAGGCCCAGTGCCCGGCCAGCAAGTCCGCCGACTGTCGCGACGGCAGCATCACCGCCGTCATGACCCGCGAATAGCCACTGACCAGTACCAATACCGGTGGCCGGCCAATCTGGCCGAACCCGAGCGGCACATCAGCCGGTGGAAACCACAGATCACACTGCGCCAGCTCGCCCGGCTGATACTCCGTCCGTGACGCAGGATCAGCCGGTTTGAACAGCGGCCGCAACTGCGCGACCCGCTCGAAAAGCACCGTCTTCCCGCGCTGCCAGCCGACTCGCTCCATGATCACAGACGAGGGCATCTCCGGGAACTCCGCCAGCAACGCACGGATCTGCGGCTCGACCGCATCCACGACCGACCCACGCGCCGCCCGCTCATACAACGGCGGCCCATGCGACGCCAACGCCTTCTTCACCGTGTTCTTCGAGATCCCCAACCGACGAGCGATGGCCCGAATCGCCATCCCCTCCGACCGGTGCAACCGACGAATCTCCGCCCAGTCCTCCACGCTCAACACCTCATGATCGTTCATGGGTGGGTCAAAACTCGCCCGGAACCAGAGGGTCAGTCTTCAACCGGAAGCGACACGCCGCAAGGAACGGTCTATGGCTGCGAGGAAGCGGCTATCGCTGTGAGGGACGGTTTTGGCGTGTGGTGGGTGTGGCTTTGGTCGTTCTTTGTGGGGTTTGTCGCGGAGTGCGTGGTTTCGCCGTGTGGAGGGGCTTTTCCGTGAGGCGGTGGGGGTTGCTGGCCGACTGCGTGGCTTTGGTGGTGCGTTGCAGGGGTGGGCCGGTGCGGCGGTCGGCTGCGGTGTGCGGCTCAGGTGGTGCCGTGTTGTGGCTTGGGTTTGCGGGGGAGGACTGAGCGGGGGAGCAGGCGTTGCGGCCAGGTGAGGGGTGCGTGTTCGCTCAGGGCCTTGAGGACTTGGGGGAGGGCCTCGGCCGGAGGTGCGGTGGCCGTGGGAGCGGGGTGGCCGGTCGGGGCGTACCACTCTTGTTCCACTGCGGTGACCAGGGAATGGACTGCTTGTGCGGTGGTCTCGTCGAGCTCGTGGGTGTTGAGGAGGGCGGTCGCCGTGGAACGGACCGTGCCGGAGGTGTCGGCGGGTGGGCCGCCGCGGTCGGTGGATTCGTCCAGCAGTTCGCGCCAGGCCACGCCCGCGGCGCCGGGTGCGCCCGCGTGGACCGCGTTCAGGCGGCGCCTGCGCCGGACCTCGCGCAGTGCCGCGGGGGCGGCGCCCAGCAGCAGCGCGGCCAACAGGATCAGGCCGGTCGCGACCCACACGCCGCCGGAACCGGGCTGTTGCGGTTCAGGTGCCGGGTCCTCCTGCTGAGACGCGCCGGGGTCGGGTGTTTCGGGCTGGGACGCAGCGGAGTCCGTCGGAGGCTGCTGCGTCTGACCGGTGTCCGGTGCCGGGGAAGGTGCGGGCGCGGGCGGGTTCAAGTACTCCGGCAACGCCGTGCGGCCATCGCGCAGCGGAGTCGGATCGAACGTGACCCACCCGTACTGCGGGAAGTACGCCTCCACCCAGGCGTGCGCGTCGTTCGTGCTGATCACGCGCTCGTCGCCGTCGCGGGAACCGGGGGTGAACCCGACCGCGACCCGCGTCGGAACGCCCGCCTCGCGCAACAACACGCCCATCGACGAGGCGAACTGCTCGCAGAAACCCCGCTTGCCGCGGAACAGGAAGTCCTCCAAGGCGTTCCCGCTCGTCGACGGACCGGTGCTCAGGTCGTACCGGAAACCGTTGGAGCGGTCGGTGAAGAACCGCTGCACCGCCACGGCCTTGTCGAAGTCGGTCGGCGCGTCCGCGGTGATCCGCTGCGCGAGCTCCGCGATGCGCGGCGACACGCCCTCGGTGTTCAGGTACGCCGGGTCGACCTCCGCCGGACCACCCGCCTGACGCAGCTGCTGCGGAGTGGGCGAAGGCAGCGTGACCGTCTCGACGTACGGTCTGCTCTCCTGCCGGGTCTGGGTGAACACAACGCCACTGCCCGGGTCGTAACGCCACTGGTCGCCCATCCCGTCCACCGACCTCGGCACCCCGAAGATCGGCAGCCACGGATCGCGATAGCCGACCGGATCGATGCGCACCGTCGCAGTCGGCCCTGGTGCCAACGTGTCCGTTCCGGTCGGCAGCGGCAGCGGCCGGTGGGCGTCCACACCCGTGTTGAGCGCACCGAGCTCCCAACCGCGAGCGGGGTCGAAATGCCGCAAGGTCATCGCCCGCAGGTACGTCGGCTCCGGTAACCCGCTGATCCGGAACAGGTCGACCGGACTGTCCCGGTCGAGCTGGCCGCGCAGCGACGTGAACGGCCGCAACCCGATACCACCGGTGCCCGAGCCGTAGCCCGTGGCGGCACCGCCGGGCAACCGGCCCTCGGTGCCGACGCCGGTGAACACGACGCCGGTGAGCAGGGCGACCACACCGGACGCTGCGGCCAGCGCCACACCCCGGCGATCCAGCCGGTCCCGGCCCGCACTGCCGTGGCGATGCCTGCCCGAACACGCCAGCAGCAGCGCGAAACCGACCGCGCCCGCCACGAACGTCCACCACGGCAGCATGTTCGGCGCCAACGACGCGGGGATCGCCACCACGCACAACAGCACCAACCCCGCCACGGCGGGAACGCCCCCGCTCACCGCGATCGCATCGACCAGCAGCGCGATCACGCCCAAGCCGAGGCAGAGCAGCACCTGCAGCGGAAGCTCCACCGGCACCGGCGGAACGCCTTCCTGCGCCACCGTCAAAGCCTGCCCGAGCAGCCCGGACAACTCGGCGAACGCGGCAGGCCCTGGCAGGAACCCCAGCAGCGCCCGATCCGTGAACAGCGCCGAGAGCAGCATCGTGAGCACCGCGGCCTGCGCGGGCACGATCAGCGGCGGCCACCAGCGCAGCGTGCGGCCCAGCAAGCCGACACCGCCGACCACGGCCACCGCCAGCGCCGCCGGGACGATCCAACGGCCATCGCCGAGGATCCCGGCGAACGCGGTCGAAGCGGCCAGCGTCGCCACCACTGCCGCCAGCGTCGCCACGGCCGTCGTGTCCGCCGGACGAACCCGAGTGCTCACGACATCGCCCCCGAACCCGCGGTACCGGCCGACGCGGCCTGGCACAACCTGCCCCACGCGCCCGCCAACGACGACCGCGGCCCGTCGACGACGACCACGGTCCAGCCGGAGGCGCGGAGCCGTTCGGCGGTGCGCTGCGGCGCGAACGAGCCCTCGGACGGATCACCCGCCCACGTCCGCACGTCCAACAGCAGCGCGAGGCTGCGCGCCCGCTCCGGGCGAAGCCGGGTCAGCTCCTGCACACCGGCCGTCGTCGTCGCCCCCAGGACCGCGATCAGCTCCTGGCCGTTGCCCGGATCCTGCGGGCACACCAGGTCGCGCTGCGCGGACGGCCGCACCGCCGCCAGCGCGTCCAGCATCGCCGAATCGTCCTGTCCGCCGTCGAACGGGCCGGGACCGCCGCTGAGCGTCGCGGCGTCCTCCGTGACCAGCCGGACCTGTTGGCCGTGCGCGTGCAGGTGCGCGCAGATGCTTGCGGCCGCCGACACCGCCCACTCCAGGCTCGCCGCCGCGCCCGTCCCGCGGTGCGCCGCCGAACGCCGATCCAGCAGCACCGTCACGCCGCCGTGCCACGGCCGTTCCTCGACGCGCACCATCAGCTCGTCCCGCTTCGCGGTGCTCTTCCAATGCACGCGGCGGATGTCGTCACCGTGCCGATACTCGCGGACCATCGTGTCGTCGTCGCCGTGCCCCGCGCGCAGCCGGGTCGAGCCGTCCTCCCCGGTGCCCAGTCCGGAACCCGCGGGAAACCCGCCCAGCGGCACCACCTTCGGCACCGCCACCAGGCGACTGCGACCGGCCAGTTCGTGCTCGAACTCGGTGAGCCCGAACGGATCGCCGATCCGAGTGCGCAACGGGCCGATCTGGTGGATGCCGCGCAAGCCGGGACTGGCCGGGTACTCCAGCATCGCGCCCGACCGGCGCACGTGGTCCAGCCGGAACCGCGGCCGCCCGCCGAGCGCGTGCGGCACCCCGTCCTCCAGCAGCAGCCCGCCCACCGGCACCCTGCCGGAACCGGTGACGTGCAGCCGCACCGTTGCGTTGCCGCCGACCGCGACCCGGCCCGGCAGCACCTCCCGCCGCACGCGCACCTCGTGGCGTACCCGGCCGGCCAGCAGCAGCGCCAGCAGCGGCAGCACCGCCACGAACGCCGCGATCCGCAGGAGATCCCGTTCGTCGAGCACCAGCGAGCACACCGCCGCGGCCACGCCGGCGGCCAGCAGGCAGCGGCCCCGAACGGTCAGGCCGGACAGCACGCGCCTACCGCCGAGACCCGGTGTCGCCGCGCGGCACCTCGACCCGGCGCAGCAGCGAACTCACCAGGTCGGAGGCGGAACGACGAG harbors:
- a CDS encoding IS481 family transposase: MCHRNAPLTETGRLRLARCVVDDRWPLRRAAERFQVSPSTAQRWADRYRTEGEAGMADRSSRPHHSPRRTPSRTERRIIKVRVIRRWGPARIAFLLGLNPATVHRVLGRYRLARLAHLDRATGRVIRRYEYPQPGGLVHVDIKKVGNVPDGGGSKVLGRQAGSHNSQATVTDRRRAGGKKPAIGYSYLHNAVDDHSRLAYTEILPDETRETAAAFWQRAHTFFTDAGITVLRVLTDNGSCYRSHLWTATLTAAGITHLRIRPYRPQTNGKVERYNRTLLDEWAYAQLYLSDTERRNALPHWLHTYNHHRGHTALGGHPPASRVPNLTRHNR
- the istB gene encoding IS21-like element helper ATPase IstB, with the translated sequence MATTNTTSGRNIAGEIAYLTRALKAPSPAGAVERLAQRARDEGWTHEEFLAACLQREVAARESHGGEGRIRSARFPSRKSLEEFDFDHQRSLKRDTINHLGTLDFVTAKENVVFLGPPGTGKTHLSIGIGMRACQAGHRVAFATAAEWVSRLAEAHHAGNLQAELVKLRRIPLIIIDEVGYIPFEAEAANLFFQLVSSRYERASLIVTSNKPFGRWGEVFGDDVVAAAMIDRLVHHTEVVSMKGDSYRLKDRDLGRVPAATKTND
- a CDS encoding DUF3488 and transglutaminase-like domain-containing protein, yielding MSTRVRPADTTAVATLAAVVATLAASTAFAGILGDGRWIVPAALAVAVVGGVGLLGRTLRWWPPLIVPAQAAVLTMLLSALFTDRALLGFLPGPAAFAELSGLLGQALTVAQEGVPPVPVELPLQVLLCLGLGVIALLVDAIAVSGGVPAVAGLVLLCVVAIPASLAPNMLPWWTFVAGAVGFALLLACSGRHRHGSAGRDRLDRRGVALAAASGVVALLTGVVFTGVGTEGRLPGGAATGYGSGTGGIGLRPFTSLRGQLDRDSPVDLFRISGLPEPTYLRAMTLRHFDPARGWELGALNTGVDAHRPLPLPTGTDTLAPGPTATVRIDPVGYRDPWLPIFGVPRSVDGMGDQWRYDPGSGVVFTQTRQESRPYVETVTLPSPTPQQLRQAGGPAEVDPAYLNTEGVSPRIAELAQRITADAPTDFDKAVAVQRFFTDRSNGFRYDLSTGPSTSGNALEDFLFRGKRGFCEQFASSMGVLLREAGVPTRVAVGFTPGSRDGDERVISTNDAHAWVEAYFPQYGWVTFDPTPLRDGRTALPEYLNPPAPAPSPAPDTGQTQQPPTDSAASQPETPDPGASQQEDPAPEPQQPGSGGVWVATGLILLAALLLGAAPAALREVRRRRRLNAVHAGAPGAAGVAWRELLDESTDRGGPPADTSGTVRSTATALLNTHELDETTAQAVHSLVTAVEQEWYAPTGHPAPTATAPPAEALPQVLKALSEHAPLTWPQRLLPRSVLPRKPKPQHGTT
- a CDS encoding bifunctional 2-polyprenyl-6-hydroxyphenol methylase/3-demethylubiquinol 3-O-methyltransferase UbiG — its product is MRSDAVHRVLEEEITEARARQGGRPPRVLDVGGGSGVWAVPLASAGCEVTVVDPSPNALATLQRRAADAGVAQLITALQGDTEALHAYAPPGGADLVLGHGLLEYVDDVGASLNSLVAATAPGGAVSVLVSNRYAAVLARALAGRPADALHVLQDPDGRHDGEGDTVLRRFDGDELARRMREAGLAVDLVQGQGVFTDLVPGSVHEGQGADTLADLERAAAATPPLRDIATRLHAIGHLQR
- the istA gene encoding IS21 family transposase, whose product is MLSVEDWAEIRRLHRSEGMAIRAIARRLGISKNTVKKALASHGPPLYERAARGSVVDAVEPQIRALLAEFPEMPSSVIMERVGWQRGKTVLFERVAQLRPLFKPADPASRTEYQPGELAQCDLWFPPADVPLGFGQIGRPPVLVLVSGYSRVMTAVMLPSRQSADLLAGHWALISGWGRVPKALVWDNESAVGQWRGGKPQLTEAMHAFRGTLGIKVIQCRPGDPEAKGLVERANGYLETSFLPGRSFTGPADFNTQLQAWLLRANQRQHRRLGCRPVDRWGADRSAMLVLPPVTGWRLSTRLPRDHYVRLDSNDYSVHPRAVGRRVQVAANLDEVTVTCDDTEFARHVRCWADHQSITAPVHAAAAVELRRSRRLAAPGKTDTTVEHRELTDYDRMFGLTSAEEIA
- a CDS encoding DUF58 domain-containing protein, with translation MLSGLTVRGRCLLAAGVAAAVCSLVLDERDLLRIAAFVAVLPLLALLLAGRVRHEVRVRREVLPGRVAVGGNATVRLHVTGSGRVPVGGLLLEDGVPHALGGRPRFRLDHVRRSGAMLEYPASPGLRGIHQIGPLRTRIGDPFGLTEFEHELAGRSRLVAVPKVVPLGGFPAGSGLGTGEDGSTRLRAGHGDDDTMVREYRHGDDIRRVHWKSTAKRDELMVRVEERPWHGGVTVLLDRRSAAHRGTGAAASLEWAVSAAASICAHLHAHGQQVRLVTEDAATLSGGPGPFDGGQDDSAMLDALAAVRPSAQRDLVCPQDPGNGQELIAVLGATTTAGVQELTRLRPERARSLALLLDVRTWAGDPSEGSFAPQRTAERLRASGWTVVVVDGPRSSLAGAWGRLCQAASAGTAGSGAMS
- a CDS encoding DUF3040 domain-containing protein; this translates as MPLSEHEQRLLDQIERALYAEDPKFVSTVRGGRLHRPSRRRRLQGIAVFALGLILLVLGVVIPVKPADIPVVSVVGFLVMFGGAVLVLSAMRGGSQEAESEGEENAGSSGDDRKKPEPRERGSFTQRMEERFRRRFEQ